Below is a genomic region from Bacteroidota bacterium.
CCCAGACCCCCAGACCCCCAGACCCCCAGACTTCCCGTACACGCCTGCGAACTCATCTAGTCATTAGACTGAGGCGCGTCGTTTACAGCACCTCTCGCCTGGCCGATACCGAAGAGACTGCGCCCTGCCTCCCCTGCCGTGTTCTGGACCCTCCTCCGCTTGCAAGTCCTCGCCTTCCGGCGCGCCCCCTACCTCGGCGGCCGGCTCGTGCTGGCCGTGCTGAAAGCGCTCGGGCTGGCCTACGCCGTGCTGACGGCGGCCGCGATGGGGTTCCTGCTGCCGGACACCCTCTCGGTCTGGGCACCCGACATCTCAGCGCTCGACCTCGTCCGGCAGATGCTGCTGCCTGCGCTTGGGGCGCTGACCGTCGGGCGGGTGCTGTTCCAGGACGTGCCGACGCGGGGAGCCGAGGCGTTCCTCCTGCTGCCGGTGCCGCGCCGTCGCGTGGCGCGGGCGGTGACGCTCCGGGCGACGCTCTCGGTCTTCAACCTCGCCCCGCTCGCCTTCGCCGTGCCCTTTGCCCTGCGGACAGTGCGGAGTGCCTCGGGCGAGGCAGCCGCGGTCGGGTTCGTCGTCGGGGTGATAGCACTCGTGGCGGTGTCGCACTTCGCCGTCGTGGTATGGAAGACGCGGCTCGGGACAGCCCCGGCCGAGACGCTGGCGGCGGTCGGGGCCGCGCTCGCGGCGACAGCGGCCGTCGTGCTCGCCCTCGGCGGGCCGCTTGGGGACGAAGCCGGGCTGACCGTCCTCTTCGTCACCGCCATCGCAGCCCTCCTCGGCGTCTACTCGCACCGGAGCGTCGTCGAGTCGCTTTACCTCGACCCCGCCGCCCGCGCCTCCGCGCCGGCCGAGCGCCAGCCGACGACCGGGTTCGAGCACGCCGGCGTGCGGGCGCTCCTGGACCTGGAGTGGCGGCTCCTCCGGCGCACCCGGTTCCCGCGCGGCATCGCGCTCAACGCCCTCGCCCTCACACTCGCGGTCTCGGTCTACGCCTTCGTCTGGAACGACGGCGCCCCAGCGGCCCTGCTCCTGATGGCCTCGACGGGCACGTTTGCGATCTCCGCCGGGCAGTTCGCGCTGCCGTTTGCGAGCGGGCACTACGACCGGCTGCTGAGCCTCCCCGGCGCGCTCCACGCCTTCGTCGCGGCGAAGCTCCTGATGGGCGTGGGCTCGGCGCTCGCGCTCGGCGCGGTGCAGTTCGTGCTTGCCCTCGCGCTCGCCCCGGGCGCCCTCCTTGACCTCGGGGTGGCGGTGCTCTTCTGCGCGGGCGTGCTCGCGCCGGTCGCCGTCCTCGGCTCCACGCTCGGGCCGAAGCCGCTCGACGTGCAGGACAAGTTTATGGGCAGCCCCCGGATTCAGTCGCTCCCGCCGCAGATCGCGCTCGCCCTCGCCGGGGCTGTCGCCGTGGGCCTGATCTTCGGCCTCGGCCCGGGGCACGGCCTCGCTGCGACCGCCGCGGTCGGGGCGGCCGGCGTGCTCGCGCTGCCGCTGTGGGCGCGCCTCATCGAAACCCGGCTCCTCCACCAGCGCCACCCCTTCGCGCTTCGTTTTAGGTCTGTTCTATGATGACGACGAACGGCTCTGCTCCCGCTCCTGACCTCGGCGCGACCGTCGTGGCGACCGACCTCGTGAAGCGCTACGGGGCGACCGAGGCGCTCAACCTCGACCACCTCGCCGTGCTGCCGGGCGAGGCCGTCGCGCTCGTCGGCAACAACGGCGCGGGCAAAACGACGCTCCTCCGCCTCGCGCTCGACCTAATCCGGGCGACGAGCGGCCAGGTCCAGATCGACGACGTGGCCGTCGCCGAGAGCGACGCGTGGAAGCCGTCGGTTGGGGCCTTTCTCGATGCCGGGTTCCTGATCGACTACCTGCGACCGAGCGAATACTTCCGGCTCGTCGGCGGGGCCTACGGCCTGGCAGCGGACGAGTCCGACCGGCGGGCGGCGGCCTACGCCGACTTCTTCGGCCCGACCGTCGAGGCCGACCCGCTCATCCGCGACCTCTCGCTCGGCAACGCGGGCAAGGTCGGCATCGTGGGCGCGCTCCTGCCCCGGCCGAAGCTCATCGTGCTCGACGAGCCCTTCGCCAACCTCGACCCGCGCGCGCGCCTCCAGCTAGAAACCATCCTGCGCCGCGAGCGCGAGCGCGGCGCGACGCTCCTCGTCTCCAGCCACGACCTTGACCACGTCGTCGACGTGGGCTCCCGCGTGCTCGTCCTCGCCGCCGGGCGCGTGGTGCGCGACACGCCCTCGACCGGCGAGACGCTCCGCGAGCTGCGTTCCTTCTTCGCCCCGCCGGAGCCTACCTCTGCCCGAGCGCCGGCGTAGACAACGCCGCAGGTGGTCCACCTGTCCACTCGAACCGGACGCCGGGCGGGAGCGTGTCGATGAAGCCCGGCAAGAGGGTCCGCACCCGCTGGGCCGTCGCCTCGTCGCGGGCGAGGAACGTCACCGTGTCGTTGGCCGGCGTCACCGCCACTGGCCCGCTGAGGTGCAGCGTGCCCAGCCTGATCCAGGATGGCGAAAACTGCGTAGACTCATACGCCATGAGCAACCGGACTCCAGCTTCCTCCGTGAGCGGGTCCACCCACCCGTACCGGCCGCGGGCTTCCTGCAGTTCGAGGGTGCGGAGGCTGGCGAGGCCGTTGAGGTCCAGGACGTAGTGGTCGTTCTGGAAGCTCACCCACCCGATGTCGCCGGTGCCCACGGGGCCTTGCCAGAACTCCGTCGCGAACCGGTGCATCTGGCCGTGTTGCTCGTAGACGTCGTTCGCCGCAGCGGGGGCGAGCAGGGCGCAGCGGATGTAGTTCTGGCAGGTGAGCCCAACGGCGAGGGTGGCCAGCAGAGCAAACCGGAGGGGAGGCTGCGCGTCTACGAGCCGCCGCAGGCCGGCCCGGCTTACCCAGAGCAGGACGAGCACCGCGACGGCCCACACGTAGACTTCGTACCGGCCGAACCAGCCTAGCTGCCCAGCGGCGAGGTGCAGCCCGAGCGCCGCAGCCGCCCACAAGGCCAGAGCTTTGTCCGCCCGCGCCGGCCCCCGGACCACGACCGCGGCGAGCAGCCCGAGCCAGGCCACCGCAAGCACGCGCCCCGTCCCCAGCCGCATGTTCTCGACGAGGTTGCGCGCGAATCCCACGAACACGCTGCCGTCTGCCACCTGCTGCCACACGCTCTCCTCGCCCAGCGACTGCGACTTCAGCAGAACCGACGTAGGCAATGCCTCTTGACCGTTCGCCAGCAGAAACGCCGAGAACGCAGCCAGAGGCACCGCCGTCGCCACGGCTACGACGAGCGCGGCGCGGGCGTGCCGCCGGTAGAGCAGCAGGGCGAGAGCAGGCACGGTGAGGGCCAGGCACTCGTAGCGGGCGAGGGGCGCGAGTACGAGGGCCGCCATCAGCCACCACGCGACCTGCCCCGTCTCCCGCTCTCGGATCAGCCCCCAGACGATCAGCACCGACAGGGCGAGTTGGAGGACGTGCTCCATCCCGTTTAGCACGAGCCCGATCAGGTGGGTCCCCACGACGAACGCGACGCCCATCACGCCTACCGCGAGTGCGCGGTGCCAGTCGTCTCCGACGGGCAGCACGCGGAGCAGCACCCGCCAGGCGGCCCAGACCGCCCCCGCCGACAGCGCAATGTTGAGCACGAGCGGAGTGAGCACCGCACCCGGCAGCCTCGCCCCCAGGGCCAGCAGCAGCGGCCACAGGATGCTCGACGACGGAGCCGAGCCCTCGCCGGGGTTGACCCCGTAGTGTCCCCGTGCGATTTCCTCCGCGAGGGCGAGGTGGATGTACGGGTCGTCGAGCGTGTAGGCGAACACGCCACCGTTGAGCGCAATAATCGCAGCCACGGCTACGCCGAGGCCTCCCCCGAGCAAGGCGAAGGGAGGCCCCCAGCTCCACGCGTGCGTGCGTTGCTCGGTCGTAGGGGAAGTTCCGACAGCCATACAGTTGAGGGCGTGCGTGTGGTGCCGGAAGCTAAGCCCGGCACCATTGTCCGCCGCCTCTCACTTCGGGACCGTTCATGCCGGCTGGCCTATTACTGCCCGAGTCTGTCGGCCGGGCGCACCGCTGCCGCTGCAGCGTACGGCTCCGGCATGGTTGTTCTCCTGCAGCGCTGCGTCACGGAACGCGCTCGCCGCATGGCCTACCTCTACTACACGCCTCGCAACAGGAATCCCCGGCGCTGGCCAACCGCCGTCGGCCTGCTCGTCGGGTTTGTCGTGCTCTACGCGCTTGGCTCGGTACTGGGCATCGTCCAGCCCTAGCCGCTCAGCGCCGGGCGAGGCCTTTTAGTTCGGCGAGCGCCATGAGCGGTGCAGCGGCCCGTGCTACTCGCTCGTGCGCCCAGGCAGGGGCCGCTCGTCCCGGACGGCGCGCTGCCACCCCACCGGGTCTTCGATCTCTTGGAACGGGTCTGTCGCTGCCAGCTTTTCGAAGATTTCCGCGAGCCGCGCGCCCGTGATGCCAGAAACTGGAAGAGCCGCAGGCTCCTCCGGCACCACCACTTCCACGGGCGTTTCCTCCCCACGGAGGACCGCCTCCGGCACCTCGCCAGTCCAGCGAATGCCGTCGTCTGAGAGAACCGCTTTGTACGTCCGTGGCATAGCTACGGGGGGATGGAAAAGACAGAAACGCCCCAGAGATGATCGGCGTCATCATATGAAGGTACGACACCGCACCGCGTCCCTACCTTAGCGTCCCATGCTCCTCGACAGCGATATCCTGATCTACTCCGCCCAGCCCGCCGCCCCGGAGCGTGCGCGCATCCAGTCTTTCCTGCGCGAACATGCGGAGGACGCCTTCTTCGTCTCCGAGATCAGCCGCGTAGAGGTCTACGGCTTCCACGCCCTCTCGGACCGCGAAGAGGACCTACTGAACCAGGTATACAACGCCTCTACCGAACTCTCGATTACGCCCGTCCTGGCGCGCGCGGTCTCGCTACGCCGGCAGCGGCGCGGGCTAAAGACGCCGGACGCCCTCGTCGCTGCCACCGCGCTGCACTATGGCCTGCCGCTCGTCACGCGCAACACGAAAGACTTCGGGCAGGTCAAGGGCCTGGAGGTGATCGACCCGCTCCAGCCCTAGCCGCTCAGCGCCGGGCGAGGCCTTTGAGTTCGGCGAGCGCCATGAGCGCCTCGATGGGCGTCATCCGGTCCGGGTCGAAATGCTCCAGGCGGTCCATGACCTCGATGAGGGCGGGGTTGGGCGGGACGGCGGCCGGGAGCGCGGGGTCGGGCGGGGCCACGGAAGCCGCCGCGGCGGAGCGCACGTCGGGCAGGGCTCCGTCGCCGGAGGCACCGTCGGGCGCGATCTCCTCAGCCACGTTGTGCGCTTCGAGGTGGCGGAGCACCTCTTTCGCCCGGCGGATCACGGCTTCCGGCAGGCCGGCCATGCGGGCGACCTCGATCCCGTAGGAGTGGTCGGCCCCGCCGGGGACGAGCGTGCGGAGGAAGATCACCTTGCCTTCGTGCTCCTGCACCTGGACGCGGGCGTTCTGGACGCGCGGCAGCCGCGCGGCGAGCGCGTTGAGTTCGTGGTAGTGGGTCGCGAAGAGCGTCCGCGCCGCTACCTCCGGCCGCTCGTGGAGGTGCTCGACGATCGCCCACGCGATCGAGAGCCCGTCGAACGTGCTCGTCCCGCGCCCGACCTCGTCGAGCAGGATGAGCGACTTCGGGGTCGCGTTGTTGAGGATACTCGCCGTCTCGTTCATCTCGACGAGGAACGTGCTCTCCCCCGCCGCGAGGTTGTCCGAGGCCCCGACGCGGGTGAAGATTTTGTCGACGACTCCGACGCGCGCCTGCCGGGCCGGGACGAACGCGCCGACCTGCGCCAGCAGCACGACCAAGCCGACCTGGCGGAGGACGACGCTCTTGCCCGCCATGTTTGGCCCGGTAATGAGCAGGATCTGCCGGTCGGACGCGTCGCCTGCGTCGAGGAGGACGGAGTTCGGGATGAACGCCTCGCCCGCCGGGAGGGCCTGCTCGACGACCGGGTGGCGGGCGTCGGTGAGGTCGAGCACGCCCGAGTCGTCCACGTCGGGCCGGACGTAGCCGTGCTGCTCGGCGACCTCGGCAAGGGCGCAGAAGACGTCGAGCAGCGCCAGGAAGCGGGCGTTGCGCTGGACCGGCTCGACGGCCTCGGCGACGGCCATCCGAAGCTCGGCAAAAAGCTGGCTCTCCAGCTCGACCATCCGCTCCTCGGCCGTGAGAATCTTCTCCTCGTACTGCTTGAGCGCGGGCGTGATGTAGCGCTCGGCATTGACGAGGGTCTGCTTGCGGATGTAGTCGTCCGGGACCTTGTCGCGGTGCGCGTTCGTGATTTCGAGGTAGTACCCGAAGACCTTGTTGTAGCCGATCTTGAGGCTGGGGATGCCAGTCCGGGCGCTCTCCTCGGCCTGCATCTTGGCCAGCGTCTCCTTGCCTGACGAGGCGATGCCCCGAAGCTCGTCGAGTTCGTCCGAGAAGCCGCCCCGGATGTAGCCACCGGCATCCATCTTAGCCGGCGGCTCGTCCACGAGCGCGGCCCCGATCCGCTCGGCGAGGTCGGTGCAGAGCGTGAGGCCGTCGTGCACCCGAACAAGCGTCTCGCAGGTCTCACCTTCGAGGGCCTGCTTGAGGAGCGGAATCTGGCGGAGCGTGAGCTTGAGCGTCACGAGGTCGCGCGGCGTGGCGCGCCCGGTGCAGACCTTCGCCGCGAGGCGCTCGAGGTCGCCGACGTGCCGAAGTTCGTCGCGGAGCGTCCGGCGGAGGCGGGAGCCGGAGAAGAGCGCGTCCACGGCGTCGAGCCGCTGCTGAATCTTGGAGACCGAGCGGAGCGGGCGGACGAGCCACGCACGGAGCATCCGCCCGCCCATCGGGGTCTGGGTCCGGTCGAGGATCTGAATCAGCGAGCCGTCGCGCCCGCCCTGCATCGACGAGACCAGTTCGAGGTTGCGCTTGGTCTGCGGGTCGAGGGCGATGTAGTCGTCGGCCTGGTAGCGCTGGATGCGGCGGACGTGCGGGACGCGGCCTTTCTGCGTCTCGCCGAGGTAGTAGAGCGCCGCGCCCGCCGCGACGAGTCCGAGGCGTAGGTCTTCGACGCCGTAGCCTTTGAGCGAGTGGGTCTGGAAGTGCCGGAGGAGGGTTTCGTAGGCAAAATCGTACCCGAAGACCCAGTCCTCCTGCGGCGTAAGCGCGAAGTGCGCGCCGCGGATCGCCTTCGCTTCGTCCTTCTGCCGCTTGTCGACGAGGAGTTCCGCCGGGGCGACGGTCAGGAGCAACTCGTCGAAGCGCGCGGCCGGGGTTTCGGTGACGAAGAACTCGCCCGTCGTAGCGTCCACGAAAGCGAAACCGACGAGGCCCTGGTCTTTGCGCTCCGTGCCCCAGACGGCGGCGGCGAGGTAGTGGCTCTGCTTCGGCGCGAGGAGCACGTCGCGGAACGAGACCCCCGGCGTGACGACCTCGACCACGTCGCGCTTGACGATCTTGCGGGCGTGCTTGGGGTCTTCGAGCTGCTCGCACACGGCGACGCGGTAGCCGGCCTGGACGAGCTTCGGGAGGTGCTGGTCGAGCGCGTGGTGCGGGAAGCCCGCCAGGGGGACGTCGTCCGCCGCCCCGTTCGAGCGCTTCGTGAGCGTGATCCCGAGCACGTCGGAGACGATGCGGGCGTCTTCCTCGAAGGTCTCGTAGAAGTCGCCCATGCGGAAGAGCAGGAGCGCGCCGGGGTGGCGGTCCTTGATCGTCCAGTACTGCCGCATCAGCGGCGTTGCGGCCTTTTTCCGGCGCTCCTTTCGCTCCTCCTTCGAGAGCGGGAACAGCGTCGGCGCTTCCTTCGGCATGGGTCCGGGGCGGGGCTGTGTCGCAGGAAAATACACGCACCCCATGCCAGCAGCGTGGCATTGCCCTGCTGCGCCCGCACGCTGCCGGGTGACGCGGGCTACGCGCGATGCCCGTCAGGCCCCTTGCCTGACCGACTCGGCCTCGCCCTCGGCTTGGCGTGCTTTCCGGGGGCGGCTCGGGAAGAGCGTGTACTCGATCGTGCGCTGGCGCTCAGCAGTCGCCCCCCAGATCGACAGACCGAGGGCGAACACGCACAGAACAGAGATCGTGACCGAGACGCCGCTCCACTGTCCGAACCGGAGCACCAGGAACAAGGCACCCAGGAAGTACGCGGACACGAACGTCCAGAGGAGGTAGCGACTGCGGGTGCGCAGCTTCCGCCGGAGCCGCTGGACAAAGCCGAGGAGCAGAAGCCCCCCTACCGCCATGCTGACGAGTAGGATGGCGTTGGCGATTGTCTCTGTGGACTCCGGCAAGTCCTCGGGCAGCGTCACGTACTGCCACCCCGTGAGCAGCGCCAGCAGCCCCACGATCGGGAGGATGAGGCGGGCTAGTTTTCTGGGCAAGGACAGGGACTGCGCCATGAAGCGAGGGGCGTGGGACCGTCAGCAGGTCGCGTGGCAGCGGCGAGAAGCAAGATACCGTCTCCGCGCGGCCACAGGATGAAAGAACAGATTATGTCTCCGCCAGCCGCTCCCGGTCTGCCTTGCGCAGCCCTGCCACGACGAGGCGGTACGAGGCTTCCACCATCGCCTGCACGAGCGGCGTCGGCATCTCGGCGCTCAGGGCGACGGAGTTCCAGTGGCGCTTGTTCATGTGGTAGCCCGGCGTGACGGCAGCGTACGCTTCGCGCAGCGCGACCGCGCGCTCGGGATCGCACTTCAGGTTGGCGCGCGGCGGAATCTCGTCGAGGCTGAGGAGGGCGAACATCTTGTCGCAGACCTTGAAGACCAGCACGTCGGGACCGAAGGGCTGGTCCTCGCGGGTCTCGGGGAAGGTGAGGCAGAAAGAGCGAAACTCGTCGATATACATCGGCCGGCGTCAGGAATTGATAAGCCGAAGGTACAGGAGGTGCCACATCATCCGGCGCGCTCAGAACAGCCGCGCCACGCCGAAGGAGAAGAACAGGCCCGAGCCCAGCCCGGACGCCGTCCCGGAGTCGAACCGGTAGGTCAGGTCGAGGCGCACCGGCAAGACGAAGCCGCCGTGGAGCGAGACGCCGAGCTCGTTCACCCACCCCTCGTTGAAGCGAAGCGCCGTAGACCTCGTCTCCGGTCCCGGGCCGTCGAGCCAGACGCGACCGTGCGCGCCGTGGATGCTCAGCCCGACGTTCCGCACCGCGAGCGCCTCCAGGCCGAGGAGTTCGAACGGCACGCTGCGGAAGTCGTGCTCCCACGACGCCGCCACGAACGCGTCGCCCTCGACCGGCTGCCCGCGCAGGGTGCGGAAGGTGCCGGTGGGCGCGTAGGCCAAGAGTGTCCCGTCGATCCCGAAGAAGCGCTGAGGCGGCAGGTCGCCGCCGTGGAGCCCGCCGGCGAGGCGGAGGTCGAGCGTGTTCGGGATCAGGCGGCGGCGCAGGAACGTCGGCACGCGGAGCGCGGCGACGCCCTCGGCCCGGACGAACCCGAAGTCGCTGCCGAGCGCGTCGCCCGCGGCCTCGACGCGGAGGCGGAGGCCGCGCTGCCCGGCGAGCGCCGCCCCGAGTCCGCCGTCCACCTCGCCCAGCGTCACCTCGGCCCCGACGGACCGGAGGTCGCCTTCGGGAACGACGGGGTTCAGCCGCTGCGGGGCCTGCCCGAGCAGGTCGTAGCTCGTCGTCGCCCGCACGGCGCGGTGCTGCTCGGCGAGGGCGAACAGCGTGAGCCGCGTCCGCAGCCGCCGGGCGTAGCCGCCGACCTCCGCGTAGAGGCCTTCGCGCTGGTAATAGTCGAAGTAGTCGGGCTCGCCGACGAGGGCGACGATCGTGTTCTCCGCGCGGCCGTAGGCCGCCGATTCGGTCCGGGGAGCGATCTCACGCTGCACCCCGATCTCGGCGAAGAGCCGGTTCCGCTTCGGCAGGCGGAGGGTCTGCGCGAGCGACGCCTCGTAGGTCAGGCGCTCCAGGCCGGTGGCGTAGCCGAGCGCCCCGCGCAGCCAGGGCCCCCGCCCCGGCCTCACGCCGGCGTGGGCTCCGAGGTGCGCCGCCTCCACGCGGTTGTACCAGAGGTCAAGTCCCGCCTCGGTCGAGAGAAACCGGTCGCTGCGGCCGGACCCTGCGCTGCGGCCGTCGTCCATGTCGATGAACCGGGCGAGGAAGCCCGTCGGACGGTACGCCTCCTCGATGGTGTCGGTGCTGTCGATCTCGGCGTAGGCGACGGCCTCGCGCGGATCGAGCGGGACGACGACCCCGGCGCGGTCGAGCGCCGTGCCGGCCGCGAGGGCGACCGAGTCCACGGCCGGGCGCGTGCTGCCGTCCTCACGCTCGAAGAGCGAGTCCGGGATGGCGACGTTGACCTCGTAGTCCGTCAGCCGGGCGACGATGCGGAACGTCATCGCCGGGAACTGCAGGCCCGTCATCCCGATCCGGCCCGCGCCGTCGAGGCGGAAGTCGGCCGGGAGCCAGGCCGTGCGCTCGTTGATCTCCTGCCCGAACGACGAGAACTGCTGCGCGAACGTCAGGTCGAGCGCGTTGACGAGGGGGAGGCGGACCGACCGGTTGGGGCGCAGCGCCACGTCGATGAGGGCGTAGGTGCCGCCGAGGACCGAGACGCGCCCCTCGAAGCCGGGCTGGAGGCGGTTCTTGGGAGTCACGCCGATGTCGTAGACGATCTCGTCGTCGCGGTAGCGCGTGCCGTCGAGCGTGAAGCGGTAGAAGCCGAGCGCCTCCGGCGCCGTCGGGCCCAGGAGGCTGAAGCCGACGAACTCGATCTCGTCGTCGTAGAAGTTGAGGATGGCGTCGGCGGCGCGGAGGAACTCGGGGCGGAAATCCTGGAGGTTATCCGTCTGCCGGACGTCCTTGACGGACTCGCGCACGCCGTCGCCGCGCCGCCAGTAGGCCTCGGTGACGCCCTCGACGATGCCGACGATCAAGGTGTCGCGCCCGAAGGTCTGCCGGACGTAGGCGTCGGCCTGCCACGATTCGAGGTCGGCCTGCCAGGCCTGCTTGCGCTCGATGACGCGGCGCATGATGTTGAGTGCGGGATTCTCGCCCGTCACCACCACCTCGCCGGCCACGACCCCGACCGGTGCGAGAGCAATGTCGGCCGCACCGCCCTCGGACGTGCGCCGCGCCGTCTCGTAGCCGATGAACCGTACGACGAGCACGGCCGGCGTAGCGGGCAGGCGGAGTTCGTAGGCCCCGTCGCGGTTGGTGATCGTCCCGACCGCCGTGCCCTCGACCTGGACCGTCGCCGCGGCGAGCGGCTCGCCGGTCTCGGCGTCGGTCACGCGGCCCGTGGCGACCGTCTGGGCCTGGGCCTGTGCGGTGAAAAAGAGGGCGAGCAGCGGCAGGGCGCGGCGGAGAAGCATGGCGGCGGGGATGAGGGTGAGCGACACGTACGCCGCACAGGCAGCGGGGTTACGGCGGCGGGGGTTACACCCGAGAGGCCGCCCACACCGAACGCTTCGTAACGCCCTACTCCGCCGCCTTCAGCCGGCGCATCCCCGCGATCACCATCACCGCGCCGTAGGCGGCCAGGCACTGCGCGCCGAGGGCGATGCCCATCAGTTCCAGCGTGAGCCTGTCCGGGCGCAGCAGCGTCCCGCCGTGCCACCCGAGCCCCAGGTACCACAGCCCGACGCCGAGCAGCGATGCCCCGCCGAGGGCCGCCATGTACCGCCGCACGCGCAGCCACCGCACCCGGCGGTAGAACGAGAACGCCGCCAGCACCAGCAGCAGCGGAGCGACGAGCACCTCGTAGAGCCCCAGCGACCCCGACCAGGCACCGACGTTCAGGTCCGCCGCCCAGAACGGCAGGGCGATGAGGGGCAGGAGCGCCGTCACAGCGGTGCTTCGGAGGAAGAGAGGCCGCGTGCCTGGTCCGTTCATGGTCGGGCGCGGTTGGTGCGCAGGAGCCAGGATACGGCTTGGCGCATCATCGCGCTGCGCAATCTCGGCCGGGTCGTTGAAGTGTCCTTAGTTTCCTTCGTATCGTGTATCCTTATACCCTCCGCGGGGTACAGCCCCTCTCTCTCACTAACCGCCAAGACGCCATGACCCTATTCGCTACAACCAGGCACTTCCTAGCAGCCGTCCTTCTGCTCATGCTGCCGGCCCTCGCGCACGCGCAGTCCATCCACGACACCGGGACTGTCGAGTTCGAGGTCTTCGCCAACGGAGCGCTCGGCACGGAGCCCATCGGAGGCAACCAGTTCCCCGGCGGAGGCTTTGTTCTCAACGGGGACAACGGCCTCTTCCACGCCACGCTCGCCGTCGGCGTCTCGGACATGCAGGTCTCCGGGAACTACTACGGCGGCACCGACCAGGCCCCCGAATTCTCGCCGGTCTCGGGGCCGACTGTGATCGACCCGGTGTTCGAAGCGCCGTTCGAGGAGTTCGATCAGGCCTTCG
It encodes:
- a CDS encoding ABC transporter ATP-binding protein; this translates as MMTTNGSAPAPDLGATVVATDLVKRYGATEALNLDHLAVLPGEAVALVGNNGAGKTTLLRLALDLIRATSGQVQIDDVAVAESDAWKPSVGAFLDAGFLIDYLRPSEYFRLVGGAYGLAADESDRRAAAYADFFGPTVEADPLIRDLSLGNAGKVGIVGALLPRPKLIVLDEPFANLDPRARLQLETILRRERERGATLLVSSHDLDHVVDVGSRVLVLAAGRVVRDTPSTGETLRELRSFFAPPEPTSARAPA
- a CDS encoding DUF5686 family protein, which translates into the protein MLLRRALPLLALFFTAQAQAQTVATGRVTDAETGEPLAAATVQVEGTAVGTITNRDGAYELRLPATPAVLVVRFIGYETARRTSEGGAADIALAPVGVVAGEVVVTGENPALNIMRRVIERKQAWQADLESWQADAYVRQTFGRDTLIVGIVEGVTEAYWRRGDGVRESVKDVRQTDNLQDFRPEFLRAADAILNFYDDEIEFVGFSLLGPTAPEALGFYRFTLDGTRYRDDEIVYDIGVTPKNRLQPGFEGRVSVLGGTYALIDVALRPNRSVRLPLVNALDLTFAQQFSSFGQEINERTAWLPADFRLDGAGRIGMTGLQFPAMTFRIVARLTDYEVNVAIPDSLFEREDGSTRPAVDSVALAAGTALDRAGVVVPLDPREAVAYAEIDSTDTIEEAYRPTGFLARFIDMDDGRSAGSGRSDRFLSTEAGLDLWYNRVEAAHLGAHAGVRPGRGPWLRGALGYATGLERLTYEASLAQTLRLPKRNRLFAEIGVQREIAPRTESAAYGRAENTIVALVGEPDYFDYYQREGLYAEVGGYARRLRTRLTLFALAEQHRAVRATTSYDLLGQAPQRLNPVVPEGDLRSVGAEVTLGEVDGGLGAALAGQRGLRLRVEAAGDALGSDFGFVRAEGVAALRVPTFLRRRLIPNTLDLRLAGGLHGGDLPPQRFFGIDGTLLAYAPTGTFRTLRGQPVEGDAFVAASWEHDFRSVPFELLGLEALAVRNVGLSIHGAHGRVWLDGPGPETRSTALRFNEGWVNELGVSLHGGFVLPVRLDLTYRFDSGTASGLGSGLFFSFGVARLF
- a CDS encoding MmcQ/YjbR family DNA-binding protein produces the protein MYIDEFRSFCLTFPETREDQPFGPDVLVFKVCDKMFALLSLDEIPPRANLKCDPERAVALREAYAAVTPGYHMNKRHWNSVALSAEMPTPLVQAMVEASYRLVVAGLRKADRERLAET
- the mutS gene encoding DNA mismatch repair protein MutS, encoding MRQYWTIKDRHPGALLLFRMGDFYETFEEDARIVSDVLGITLTKRSNGAADDVPLAGFPHHALDQHLPKLVQAGYRVAVCEQLEDPKHARKIVKRDVVEVVTPGVSFRDVLLAPKQSHYLAAAVWGTERKDQGLVGFAFVDATTGEFFVTETPAARFDELLLTVAPAELLVDKRQKDEAKAIRGAHFALTPQEDWVFGYDFAYETLLRHFQTHSLKGYGVEDLRLGLVAAGAALYYLGETQKGRVPHVRRIQRYQADDYIALDPQTKRNLELVSSMQGGRDGSLIQILDRTQTPMGGRMLRAWLVRPLRSVSKIQQRLDAVDALFSGSRLRRTLRDELRHVGDLERLAAKVCTGRATPRDLVTLKLTLRQIPLLKQALEGETCETLVRVHDGLTLCTDLAERIGAALVDEPPAKMDAGGYIRGGFSDELDELRGIASSGKETLAKMQAEESARTGIPSLKIGYNKVFGYYLEITNAHRDKVPDDYIRKQTLVNAERYITPALKQYEEKILTAEERMVELESQLFAELRMAVAEAVEPVQRNARFLALLDVFCALAEVAEQHGYVRPDVDDSGVLDLTDARHPVVEQALPAGEAFIPNSVLLDAGDASDRQILLITGPNMAGKSVVLRQVGLVVLLAQVGAFVPARQARVGVVDKIFTRVGASDNLAAGESTFLVEMNETASILNNATPKSLILLDEVGRGTSTFDGLSIAWAIVEHLHERPEVAARTLFATHYHELNALAARLPRVQNARVQVQEHEGKVIFLRTLVPGGADHSYGIEVARMAGLPEAVIRRAKEVLRHLEAHNVAEEIAPDGASGDGALPDVRSAAAASVAPPDPALPAAVPPNPALIEVMDRLEHFDPDRMTPIEALMALAELKGLARR
- a CDS encoding DUF5687 family protein; amino-acid sequence: MFWTLLRLQVLAFRRAPYLGGRLVLAVLKALGLAYAVLTAAAMGFLLPDTLSVWAPDISALDLVRQMLLPALGALTVGRVLFQDVPTRGAEAFLLLPVPRRRVARAVTLRATLSVFNLAPLAFAVPFALRTVRSASGEAAAVGFVVGVIALVAVSHFAVVVWKTRLGTAPAETLAAVGAALAATAAVVLALGGPLGDEAGLTVLFVTAIAALLGVYSHRSVVESLYLDPAARASAPAERQPTTGFEHAGVRALLDLEWRLLRRTRFPRGIALNALALTLAVSVYAFVWNDGAPAALLLMASTGTFAISAGQFALPFASGHYDRLLSLPGALHAFVAAKLLMGVGSALALGAVQFVLALALAPGALLDLGVAVLFCAGVLAPVAVLGSTLGPKPLDVQDKFMGSPRIQSLPPQIALALAGAVAVGLIFGLGPGHGLAATAAVGAAGVLALPLWARLIETRLLHQRHPFALRFRSVL
- a CDS encoding type II toxin-antitoxin system VapC family toxin translates to MLLDSDILIYSAQPAAPERARIQSFLREHAEDAFFVSEISRVEVYGFHALSDREEDLLNQVYNASTELSITPVLARAVSLRRQRRGLKTPDALVAATALHYGLPLVTRNTKDFGQVKGLEVIDPLQP